The following nucleotide sequence is from Micromonospora sp. WMMD1120.
CCAGATCGAGGGCGCCACCAAGGAGGACGGGCGCGGCGAGTCGATCTGGGACACCTTCAGCCGCGTTCCCGGTCGCACCCGCAACGGTGACACCGGCGACGTGGCCGCCGACCACTACCACCGGTACGCCGAGGACCTCGACCTCATGCGCGACCTCGGGTTGCGCAGCTACCGCTTCTCCATCTCCTGGCCACGGATCCAGCCCGACGGCACCGGCGCCCCCAACCAGCGCGGGCTCGACTTCTACCGCCGCCTCGTCGACGGCCTGCACGAGCGTGGCATCAGCCCGATGGCCACGCTGTTCCACTGGGACCTGCCGCAGGCGTTGCAGGACGCCGAGGGGTGGGAGTCCCGCGACACCGCCTACCGCTTCGCCGACTACGCCGACGCGGTCTTCCGCGCCCTCGGCGACCGGGTGCCGGTCTGGCTGACCATCAACGAGCCCAAGACAGTGGTGCAGAACGGCTACCTCATCGGGCACCACGCCCCGGGCCGCCAGGACCCGGACGCCGCGTACCTGGTCGCCCACCACCTGCAACTCGCCCACGGGCTCGCGGTCGAGGCGCTGCGGGCCACCGGCAGCGACAGCCGGATCGGCCCCGCCCTCAACCTGCACCCCTGCTACCCGGCCGACGACTCCGCGCGGGCCGCCGCCGCCACCCACCTGCACGACGGCTACGAGAACCGGCTCTACCTGGACTCGCTGCTCAAGGGCAGCTACCCGGAGGACGTGCTGGCCGACCTCGGGCCGCAGAGCCGGATGGTCCAGGGCATCCGCGAGGGCGACCTGGCCATCATCTCCGCCCCGGTCGACCTGGTGGCGGTGCAGTACTACACGCCGATCTACGTCACCGGCGA
It contains:
- a CDS encoding GH1 family beta-glucosidase, with translation MSIPTGPAGPLRFPDNFGWGAATSAYQIEGATKEDGRGESIWDTFSRVPGRTRNGDTGDVAADHYHRYAEDLDLMRDLGLRSYRFSISWPRIQPDGTGAPNQRGLDFYRRLVDGLHERGISPMATLFHWDLPQALQDAEGWESRDTAYRFADYADAVFRALGDRVPVWLTINEPKTVVQNGYLIGHHAPGRQDPDAAYLVAHHLQLAHGLAVEALRATGSDSRIGPALNLHPCYPADDSARAAAATHLHDGYENRLYLDSLLKGSYPEDVLADLGPQSRMVQGIREGDLAIISAPVDLVAVQYYTPIYVTGDGGTEHRWPTSEAEWQQIYPDGMYDILTRVTRDYGPIPLTVTENGLPTPDTMGADGTVDDAGRIAFLRDHLAAAHRAMAAGVPLESFHVWSLLDNFEWAEGYDQRWGLVYVDYPTQRRVLKSSASWYRSVIADGGF